A genomic window from Salvia hispanica cultivar TCC Black 2014 chromosome 5, UniMelb_Shisp_WGS_1.0, whole genome shotgun sequence includes:
- the LOC125188877 gene encoding GDSL esterase/lipase At3g48460, with the protein MAIGPIFFILLISTVSYSNLANAADRPFKTIYAFGDSYTDTGNTHSNSGPSGFMFVSNLPYGRTFFHRPTNRYSDGRLVIDFVAQSLSLPLLPPYLALRSPSTTGSVNFAVAGSTAIVHSFFSKNNMTLNITPQSISTQLGWFEKVLEGRGCREQSSTPKECEAVFDDALIWVGEIGANDYAYSFGSSVTPQSIQNLAINSVTTFLQALMKKGAKYVVVQGLPPTGCLTLSMYLAPPNDRDGAGCVGTANKQSSSHNTVLKSKVDALRQQFPHATIVYLDYYNAYLSVISKPKSHGITEPYKVCCGHSGGTYNFDYLNACGSPSASSCGTPSRYINWDGVHLTEAMNRAMASAFLNETYAQPPFTHLLAKKHKSSA; encoded by the exons atggCGATCGGTCCCATCTTCTTCATCCTCCTAATCTCAACCGTTAGTTACAGCAACTTAGCTAACGCCGCAGATCGCCCATTCAAGACCATCTACGCCTTCGGGGACTCCTACACCGACACCGGCAACACCCACTCCAACAGCGGCCCCAGCGGCTTCATGTTCGTCTCCAACCTCCCCTACGGCCGCACCTTCTTCCACCGCCCCACCAACCGCTACTCCGACGGCCGCCTCGTCATCGACTTCGTCGCGCAGTCGCTCTCCCTCCCGCTGCTCCCGCCCTACCTCGCCCTCAGGTCGCCCTCGACGACTGGCAGCGTCAACTTCGCGGTGGCTGGCTCGACCGCCATCGTCCACAGCTTCTTCTCGAAGAACAACATGACGCTCAACATCACGCCGCAGTCGATCTCCACGCAGCTGGGCTGGTTCGAGAAGGTTCTGGAAGGAAGAGGGTGCAGAGAGCAGAGCAGCACGCCAAAGGAGTGCGAGGCTGTTTTCGACGACGCGTTGATTTGGGTTGGTGAGATTGGAGCTAATGACTACGCTTACAGCTTTGGATCTTCCGTTACCCCTCAATCCATCCAAAACCTCGCCATCAATAGCGTCACCACTTTTCTTCAG GCGTTGATGAAGAAGGGTGCCAAGTATGTCGTAGTTCAAGGGCTACCGCCAACGGGGTGCCTAACGTTGTCCATGTACTTAGCGCCTCCCAACGACAGGGACGGCGCTGGGTGCGTGGGCACTGCCAACAAGCAAAGCTCGAGTCACAACACAGTCCTCAAATCGAAGGTGGATGCGTTGCGGCAACAGTTCCCTCACGCGACGATCGTCTACTTAGACTACTACAACGCCTACCTCAGCGTGATCAGCAAACCCAAGAGCCACGGCATCACAGAGCCTTACAAGGTGTGCTGTGGGCACAGCGGTGGGACCTACAACTTCGACTATCTGAATGCCTGCGGTTCGCCTTCCGCCTCGTCGTGTGGCACGCCTTCTCGGTATATCAACTGGGATGGAGTTCATCTCACTGAGGCCATGAACAGGGCCATGGCTAGCGCGTTTCTCAACGAAACTTATGCTCAGCCGCCTTTCACTCATCTCTTGGCTAAGAAACACAAGTCATCAGCATGA